The region TCCTCGGCATGAGCAGATGCAGGCAGAGCTGCCAGGAAAATTACTGCAATCAGCATCAGTTTTATGGATAACCCTGTAAACTTTCTCCTCACAGACACCCGTATTCGAATAAATTATATATATCTTTTTTCCAAACTCACAGCGTGATGGGGAGAATCATCTCGTTTTCCATAATTCTGATACTTGTCAGTATTTTGTTCTTCCAGCCCGTGTCTGCTCTCAGTGATTTTCATATAAAGCTCGTTGATCACGTTGATGGTTATGGCAAATACATAGAACGAACATACCCATTTGAACCAGGAGACTACCTGAGAATCTATGCTCAGGTAGAGGGAGTCAACCACTACAGAGCTTATGCGGTGGATTTCGTCTATGTTGTTTATGATCCCGAGGGGTATCCGGTTTCGGGAACGGTGATAAGCAAAAGCGGGACAGACTACACTGACAGAGTGTATGCCGTTTATGAGCTGAAAATTCCGGAGGGCTGGGTTACAGGAAAATACAAGGTTGTGGTGTATGCTTTCGACGTTCTGAATACAACAATGGTGAAGAACGAATATGATAACTTTTTGAATGAACTCATCTCGAAGGGTGAGGCAAGTATTGATCTTTCGAAAGTTAGCAGGGAGGATGTTGATTACGTCAAAAAAGAACTTTACTTCACTCTTGTAGACAACTATGATCCCCGGGTTTATCTTTTTGATTCCGGTTTAAAGGCAAAAATTCTTCCGGAAGGTATGAACAACTCACTTGAGTTCACAGTGCTCAACCCGAATGATGAGAAAATTGAATTTTATGTGAGGTTGCTTATTGATGGCACTCCTTTTTCTAAGCAGAAGGTCTCACTTGGCCCCGGTAGTGCAGAGAGAGTGGAGTTCACGATCCCGCAGCTTGAAATAGGAGATCACACTCTCGAAGTTGTTCCCGACTGGGACAATACTGCTGAGCTGAAGACTCTTCCAGTTTTCATTCCTCCCTATCTTTTTGATCGCCCCGTTATGGTTGCGAAGGATGGGAAAGGGTTGATTGTTCTATCGTCAAATAATTATGTTCTTGGGAGTGGAGGGGTAAGCGGTCTTGATGGCAAGGAACCATCATTTGACATGGGCGCTGCTTACGTCATGAACAGGGACAACGCTGCGAAGATGCTCAGCAACATCCTTGCATACATATGGCACAATTGGGAAAACAATGGCAAAAACGAGATGAGGATCGGTCTTTATTACAGGAGCGACAGCAGGGCTGAGAACGTGCTCCCATTGCTGCTGGATTACATCAAGAAACTGAACGGGGCACCGGTTGTGTATGTTGGTGTACTTGAGGATTACGAGCTCGACAAAGCCGATATTGTCTTTTATGTTTCCGACAGGCCAGATCTGGCTCCTCTCGCAGGTTATGTTGAGAATGGGGGGAATGTTGTTCTGGATATAACGGATTATTACTGGGATGGAGGCGAGATTGTACGGGATTACGGATTCAGCGGGGACGAGTTTCTTTTCGGCAGTTTTTACGATCTGACGAGTGTGAACAAAACGGTATCCATAAAGCTGAAAACTGAACTGAAATTGCCCCCCGAACTGAAGTACAGCAATCTGAGTGTCAGCGACTTTCTCGTGGCTGTGGGTGAGAATGTAACAATCTCATTCGACGTGAAGAACGAAGGTGGAGCCGGAAAAGCGCCGGTCCAGGTTTACGTCAATAACGAGCCCGTTTACGATGAAATCCTCGATTTCTACCCTGCGGAACAGAAACACATTGTTATCGGTTACACGCCCCAATCAGAGGGGTCGTACAGGGTTACGCTGGACAGAAGTGATCTGTCCAAGGTATTCTTTGCAAAGAACCTGACTGCCCAGCAGAATGCAACCGCAACACCACCTCCTGAAAAGGAAAAGCCCGAAAGGGAAAACGCAGGGTTGCTGGTAGCTATGGCCGGATTGCTGGCAGTTCTGATAATATTCAGGATCTATCTGAGAAGATGACAGCCTCAGATTATGAAATATTGGTCAGCAGGATGGTAGAAAAGGGCGTGACTGATCCTGAGAGGATTGCGGGGAAGCTGGATCTTCCGGAGAGCATTGTGAGGGCAGCCCTTGAAAGAGCTGAAGAAACTTCCGAAAATATTGGAAAATCCGGGAACAAAATAGAATTTAATAAAGAGACGTTTAAACTGGCAATTGATGTGGTCTTGCTTTATCTTGTGGTGCAGATCATTTTTGTGCTGGCAGGGTGGTTCCTGTGATTGAAATCCAGCTCCTCATACTACTTTCGGGGTTTGTTATTATTCTCTTTTACAACTATTCTGATGAATTCAGAACAAAACTCTCTGTAAGGCGGGTTTCAAGACGTGTGCATGAAATCGAGAAGAGAAAAATGGACGCCAGAAAAAGACGTCTTGTTGTTGCTGCTGAACTCGTGGTGTTCTTTGTGCTGATTTATTTCGGTCTGACAATGAAGGTTTTCTGGGCGGCGGTGATTTCAAACAGCATGTCTCCAACGTTTGAGAGGGGTGACATGGTTCTATTTCAGAGCATCTCCGTCCATCCCGAGCCAGGAGACATTGTAATGTTCGACAGGCCTGATGTCATGCTTCCGGTCACCCACAGGGTTTTGAAGGTTGAAGGAGACCTTGTTTACACTGGTGGTGATGCATCCGGACCGGACTCTTCACCCGTGCCTCTCAGCAAGATCAAAGCTGAGGCAGTCATGATTTTCGGCAAACCCGTCGTCGTTAAGGGTGTGGGAAATTACTTCATCCTCGATGCCAAGGAGATGAGGGACATTACTCCATTCGGACAGGAATACTACTTCTACAAGAAGCTTATTGATCTGTTCCGGACATACGCCATTGCCATAATTGTCATGGGGGTTGCAGGCTATCTGTATCTCACCTACAGGGATCTAATAGATTAATCTTTTTTTCTAAAAGTAATTTTGAGAATCTCTGAGAGTTTCTTCTTCTCGCCACCGACAAGTCCCTTTGCGAGGTTGTAGTAGTAATATGCATAAACGCCAGAAATCAGAAACATGATTGCCTGTGTTGCTGCCGTGCCAATGAAAACTCTGAGGAGTAGATATGATGATGGTGCAATCAGCACTGGGGCGGCGAACATGATTAGAGCCTCACCTTTGTTGAATATCTCGAACTCGTGGGTTATGAACAGCCACCAGTATATGAACAGCAGGATTGTCACGAGATGGAGGTAGGGTAATGTGTACTGGGTCATGAATATGAACGTTCCAAGGTAAAAGAGCATGGCAATCAAAGCCCTGAAGTAGAAGTTTACCTTGTATTCTGGGGTCAATTTCTGCTCTGTTGCGAGTCTTTCCACCACGGAAATCTTATTTTCAACGTCCTCAACCTTTTTTCTCAGCGCATTTATCTCGACAATGCCTATTGCGACCTCATCGATGATTGGCTTCAATCTGCTGTAAACGACTTCGTCAAAAGCCCTCTCGGCAGCAACCTCGTACCCCGTAAGCCTTTTTCTCAGGTTCAGAGAACCGCCTATTATGATGGCGGAGAGAAACAGGAGTGCCAGATCGACAGCTATGTTGAGTGTTGGTTTAAATGAGGTGTAATCTGCGTAGAGTGAGTAAAGTGAAACCGCAAAAACCGTTGCACCCACCAGAACTGCACCAGCAGTGGACACATTGTCAATGGTTCTCATTGTATCTTCTTTTTCTCACCGAATAATTAATTTTTCGATACGTTCTACATCAGATGCGAAAACGATATAAACATTGGTGTCTCAATATCTATTGTATGAAATTGGAGGTGGATGAATGAATGGGAAAATCCTGCTCGGGATGATCGTGCTTATTGCGGTTGGCGTTCTCCTTCTGCCCTCAACGGTCTCGCTTTTCGCTGGGCAGCACTATTGGTACAACTTGGAAAATGACACGAATGATGTACCCTGCCAGAAATGTCACGCGGATGTTTATGAGGAGCTGAAAAACAGCGAATATCATTGGAAGAATTGGGGACAGCAAAACGCTGTGGATGAGCAGGATTGTATGGAGTGCCACCAGGTTGCGCCAAAGAATGTGAGGGGCATAACATTCGCAAACGGTAGTGCAAATGTTGGGTCTGGTTGGCAGGCCGGTAAGGAAGCACACGCTGCGGCAACCGTTAGCTGTATGTGGTGCCATGGGACCGACTCGTCTGGAGCTCCGCTCTATCCGAACGCCCCTATTGCGGGTGGATTTAACCTGACGAACTATACTGGCGATACAGGAATTTATGCGGCGCACAAAGACTGGGTAAACTCAGCTAAGGCTGACACCTCAGCAAATGGAACAAATCTGCTGCTCGAATCGAACGAAGCATGTATTGGTTGCCACACTCACGTTGCGGTCAGGATTAACTGGACTCACGCTTCAAGTCTTGAATTCAACGCCACCAATACAGGAAGTGGATGGACGACAGAAAACTACCGTGCAAATGGAACTGCTGTGAGAATCGTGTGGGGCAATGCTGAGGGTACTGGTGGTTTTGTCAATAATGGAACCACGACCATACCTTGGGGTAACGGTCAGTGGTAAAGAGGTAACAGGATTCCCAAAAATTTTCTAATTTTTTCTATTTGTTGGTACAGCAGTGTTGTATGGTTTTTGCGCTAAAATATTTTTGTATTATAGATTTGAAATTGTTTTTATTCAATGGCAAGTTTTTAATACTTCCCTGACAAATAAATAAGGGGGACAATGCAATGATAAAACTCCTATTGGCTGCAATGACAATAGTCACAGTTGGTACTATCATTCTACCCTCAACTGTCTCACTCTTCGCTGGACAGCATGACTGGTACACTATAGACACCGAGGGCAATGACGTTCCGTGTGAAAAATGCCATGCAGATGTCTATGAAGAGCTGAAAAACAACCCGTACCATGAAAACTTCACTTGTGCAATGTGCCACAGGGCCATAGCCACAGGTTACGCAAGCGGGAATGTTAATGGCGAAACTTCAACTGGATCCGAGTGGGGAGCTCATGCAGCCTCCACCATTGGCTGTCTCGCATGTCATGGTGGGCTTAAGGACACCACTGTGGATTCGCATGCCCACGTTGAAATATCGGGTGAACTGAATAAAATGGGTGGAAGTTGTTCAAACACCTGTCATGTAGATATTTCGGGCCCTCCCAAGGCAGGAGGGTTTGGTCTAACTGGAGAATCCTGGGACACTGGGACATATGCTGCCCACCGTCAGTTTGTACTGGATGCTAAGAACGATAGCTTGATGGACTCCGCAAATGAGGCCTGCATAGCCTGCCACACTCACGTTGCGGTCAGGATTAACTGGACTCACGCTTCAAGTCTCGAACTGAACGTAACCCTGATTATGGGCAAGTGGACAACCGAGAACTACAATGCAAATGGCAGTGTGAATACAACAGTCTGGGGCAATGCTGAAGGTACTGGCGGTATAGCTTATAATGGAACTACCACAACAACATGGGGTACGGGAGGCTGGCCATAACTCTTATCTCCTTTTTTTGAATGTTTTTCGTACACTCTATTATTATGAGAAACCTAATCATTATGATTATGAAAATTCTTTCGTTCATGAAAGAGGAAATTTTATATTCCTGTTGTCGATAGAAAGCATTGATGAAGCTGAGAGTATCGGGGATAATACTCTTTGCACTCGTTTTCTGGGTTGCAATAGCAGCAACCACTTCGGCGCAAGAGTACGAAGGCAGCATTGCAAAAGTGGTTATACTGAAAAACGGAGTTCCAGAGCTGAGTTTTTCAAAAGGAGATACTGTGGAGTTCAGGGTTTACAGCTACACCAGCCACCTCAGACATCTGAAGATAAAGCTTTACGATTTCCAGGGGGACAAGTTCAGGGAGCTGCGGTTCTCGAAAAAAAATGATTACTATGTTGCTTACTGGACAGCGGACAGGGAGGGCTGGATTTACTATGAAATAACATCCAAAAAAGGGATTAAAAAGGTCTGGGGCTTTGTTATTGTCGGCAGCAAAGATACCGGAAGTATCAGACTCTACAAGGACGGGGTGGAAAGCGAGAGCTTTACGAAGGGAGATTACATTTACGTCAAAATTAAAACAACGAAAAAAGACAGGGTCAAAAAAGTCCTTATTAGCAACTGGGCGGGGAATGTCAGGAGCTTGGATGGTGACGCAGTGGATGTCATATCCTCTACGGACAGCGAGCTTTATTTCAGATTTTATCTGGGCAGCTATCTCACCGACCACCTCTACCCTGACAGATGGGCTTCGCTCAGAGTTGAAACTGAAAACGGGATCAAGGCAGGCACACATTTCTTCTTTGGGGAAACTGCTTCAACTCCGATCCGCACACCTGCGCCATCGCCCACACCGACACCAACTCCGGCACCCTCACCAACACCAAGCCCCACTCCAGTTCCCACACCCACTCCAAGTCCGGCTCCCGTGCCCAGCCAGGCACAGGTGCTGAAACTCTCTCTTGACAGGCT is a window of Geoglobus acetivorans DNA encoding:
- a CDS encoding signal peptidase I, which codes for MIEIQLLILLSGFVIILFYNYSDEFRTKLSVRRVSRRVHEIEKRKMDARKRRLVVAAELVVFFVLIYFGLTMKVFWAAVISNSMSPTFERGDMVLFQSISVHPEPGDIVMFDRPDVMLPVTHRVLKVEGDLVYTGGDASGPDSSPVPLSKIKAEAVMIFGKPVVVKGVGNYFILDAKEMRDITPFGQEYYFYKKLIDLFRTYAIAIIVMGVAGYLYLTYRDLID
- a CDS encoding CARDB domain-containing protein, which encodes MGRIISFSIILILVSILFFQPVSALSDFHIKLVDHVDGYGKYIERTYPFEPGDYLRIYAQVEGVNHYRAYAVDFVYVVYDPEGYPVSGTVISKSGTDYTDRVYAVYELKIPEGWVTGKYKVVVYAFDVLNTTMVKNEYDNFLNELISKGEASIDLSKVSREDVDYVKKELYFTLVDNYDPRVYLFDSGLKAKILPEGMNNSLEFTVLNPNDEKIEFYVRLLIDGTPFSKQKVSLGPGSAERVEFTIPQLEIGDHTLEVVPDWDNTAELKTLPVFIPPYLFDRPVMVAKDGKGLIVLSSNNYVLGSGGVSGLDGKEPSFDMGAAYVMNRDNAAKMLSNILAYIWHNWENNGKNEMRIGLYYRSDSRAENVLPLLLDYIKKLNGAPVVYVGVLEDYELDKADIVFYVSDRPDLAPLAGYVENGGNVVLDITDYYWDGGEIVRDYGFSGDEFLFGSFYDLTSVNKTVSIKLKTELKLPPELKYSNLSVSDFLVAVGENVTISFDVKNEGGAGKAPVQVYVNNEPVYDEILDFYPAEQKHIVIGYTPQSEGSYRVTLDRSDLSKVFFAKNLTAQQNATATPPPEKEKPERENAGLLVAMAGLLAVLIIFRIYLRR